A genomic region of Deltaproteobacteria bacterium contains the following coding sequences:
- the folK gene encoding 2-amino-4-hydroxy-6-hydroxymethyldihydropteridine diphosphokinase has translation MPEIRLDRILARINGLDTCYLRTGAVKNIAWIGIGSNVGDKVGNCQAAIDRLNSCRENRVLRCSSLYRTEPVGYLNQDWFINCVVRLETALGPEEFLSRLKNLEKALGRKKTFTWGPRVIDLDILLFNREKLSTQDLQIPHPRLHERAFVLVPLCEIDPEAVHPGLKKTASRLLADLGKVEGVEKI, from the coding sequence ATGCCAGAGATCCGACTGGATCGAATCCTTGCCAGAATCAATGGTCTCGATACGTGTTACCTGCGGACCGGAGCTGTGAAGAATATCGCCTGGATCGGCATCGGTTCCAATGTCGGCGATAAGGTCGGCAATTGTCAGGCCGCCATCGATCGGCTTAATAGCTGCAGAGAAAACCGGGTCCTCCGGTGCTCCTCTCTTTACAGGACTGAACCTGTCGGGTACTTGAACCAGGACTGGTTCATCAACTGCGTGGTCAGACTCGAGACGGCCCTGGGCCCGGAGGAGTTTCTCTCACGTCTCAAGAACCTGGAGAAGGCACTGGGCAGGAAAAAGACCTTCACGTGGGGGCCTCGCGTCATCGATCTCGACATTCTCCTTTTCAACAGAGAGAAGCTGAGTACCCAAGACCTCCAGATACCTCATCCCCGCCTTCACGAGAGGGCTTTTGTCCTGGTGCCTCTCTGTGAAATCGATCCGGAAGCCGTTCATCCCGGGTTGAAAAAGACAGCCAGCCGGCTCCTGGCGGACCTGGGAAAGGTGGAAGGAGTGGAGAAGATCTGA
- a CDS encoding twin-arginine translocase TatA/TatE family subunit translates to MFGIGMPELLIILVIILIIFGAGKLPEIGAGIGKGIKNFKKASKEPDSIDVTPKKNEEVGEEKEN, encoded by the coding sequence ATGTTCGGAATAGGGATGCCTGAACTGCTGATCATCTTGGTGATCATCCTCATCATTTTTGGGGCGGGAAAACTCCCCGAGATCGGAGCCGGCATTGGCAAGGGAATCAAGAATTTCAAGAAAGCCTCCAAAGAACCTGACTCCATCGATGTCACTCCAAAAAAGAACGAGGAGGTGGGAGAGGAGAAGGAAAACTGA